The Papaver somniferum cultivar HN1 chromosome 3, ASM357369v1, whole genome shotgun sequence genome includes a region encoding these proteins:
- the LOC113361641 gene encoding leucine-rich repeat receptor-like serine/threonine-protein kinase At2g14510, producing the protein MSDLSILFFFSLISIVTLVLSQPSPPEGILIDCGALNTSTIEGQQWVPDTDYISVGVSKAIEIPDVLPILSNVRSFPLTGGGGDRKQKKFCYSIPVWRNWKYLIRTTYYYGGVNGGDFDLPPVFDQIVDGTIWTVVNTTEEYVRGLSSYYEGVFVARGRSMSVCIGVNTYTDSDPFISALEVIVLGDSLYNTTDFTKYGLSLVARNNFGYEDSIVRFPDDAFDRYWEPYGDNNPIIQSVRNVSSSDFWNLPPSNVFDTALTTDEGKPMELQWPPVSLPKSLYYVALYFAGSRDATSRSSRTFDVDVNGIKYYRKLKVTPSGVVVFATRWPLSGLTNITLTPAAGSKGSPLINAGEIFSLLPLGGRTIARDVIALEGVKSSLQNPPADWNGDPCMPLGYSWTGVTCSSKRNRIRVTSLNLSNMDLSGTISPSVANLTALTKIMLANNNLTGPVPDLSSLRGLQRLHLQNNQLTGTIPSSFGAIGSLRELFIQNNFLTGQVPSNLKQKPGLRFRFSPGNNFSSSSPSSRT; encoded by the exons atgtCTGATCTttctattctcttcttcttttcattgaTCTCCATTGTTACACTAGTCCTTTCTCAACCTTCTCCACCCGAAG GAATTCTCATTGACTGTGGAGCTCTGAACACTTCAACAATCGAAGGTCAACAATGGGTACCTGATACAGATTACATCTCAGTTGGCGTATCAAAAGCTATAGAAATCCCCGATGTTCTTCCGATTTTGTCAAATGTTAGATCGTTTCCTTTAACCGGTGGTGGAGGTGACCGGAAACAGAAGAAATTTTGTTATAGCATACCAGTATGGAGGAATTGGAAGTACTTGATTAGAACTACTTACTATTACGGAGGTGTTAATGGCGGTGACTTTGATTTACCACCAGTTTTTGATCAGATTGTTGATGGAACAATCTGGACTGTTGTTAATACCACCGAGGAATATGTTCGAGGCTTATCGTCTTATTATGAAGGGGTGTTTGTTGCTAGAGGAAGGTCAATGAGTGTTTGTATTGGTGTCAATACTTATACTGATTCTGACCCTTTCATTTCTGCTTTGGAAGTTATTGTTTTAGGAGATTCTTTGTATAATACCACTGATTTTACAAAGTATGGTTTGAGTCTTGTTGCTAGGAACAATTTTGGATATGAGGATTCCATTGTCAG ATTTCCGGATGACGCGTTTGATCGATATTGGGAACCATATGGGGACAACAACCCTATCATACAAAGTGTTAGAAATGTGTCGTCTTCTGATTTTTGGAATCTCCCACCTTCGAATGTGTTTGACACTGCGCTGACAACTGACGAAGGAAAGCCTATGGAATTACAATGGCCTCCAGTATCTCTTCCAAAATCCCTCTACTATGTTGCTCTATACTTTGCAGGCAGTCGGGATGCTACTTCGAGAAGTTCAAGAACATTTGACGTAGATGTAAACGGAATTAAATATTATCGCAAGTTGAAAGTTACTCCATCtggagttgttgtatttgcaACTCGCTGGCCACTCTCTGGTCTTACAAACATAACTCTGACACCTGCCGCTGGATCAAAAGGTTCACCTTTGATCAATGCCGGGGAGATTTTTAGCCTACTTCCCCTTGGAGGAAGAACTATTGCGCGAGATG TAATTGCTTTAGAGGGAGTGAAAAGTAGTCTTCAGAATCCCCCTGCTGATTGGAATGGTGATCCATGTATGCCTCTCGGTTATTCATGGACTGGAGTTACATGCTCCTCAAAAAGAAATCGTATTCGCGTAACATCTTT AAACTTGTCAAATATGGATCTTTCAGGAACAATATCCCCTAGTGTTGCCAATTTGACTGCATTGACTAAAAT CATGCTTGCGAACAACAACTTAACGGGACCAGTACCAGATCTCAGTTCTTTAAGGGGGCTGCAGAGATT GCATTTGCAGAATAATCAGTtaactggaacaattccttcgtCTTTTGGGGCTATTGGCAGCCTCCGTGAACT ATTCATTCAGAACAACTTCCTGACCGGTCAAGTTCCAAGCAACCTTAAGCAAAAACCTGGATTGCGCTTTAG GTTTTCACCTGGAAACAACTTTTCGTCTTCATCACCTTCTTCCCGAACATAG